From the Deltaproteobacteria bacterium PRO3 genome, the window GGCGATCACGGTGGAGCTGATCACGCCTGTGGCGCTGGAGAAAGAGATGCGGTTCGCGATCCGCGAGGGCGGACGCACCGTCGGCGCGGGCGTCGTCACCGAGATCATCGAATAGAGGAACTATGGAAACCCCAGGACAAAAAATCCGAATCCGGCTCAAGGCCTTCGATCACAAGTTGTTGGACCAGTCGGCTTCCGAAATCGTCGAGACGGCGAAACGCACGGGCGCCCGCATCGCGGGGCCGGTCCCGCTGCCCACCAAGATCGAGCGCTACACGGTGCTTCGTTCGCCGCACGTCGACAAGAAGTCGCGCGAGCAATTCGAGATTCGGACCCACAAACGTCTTTTGGATATTCTCGAACCGACCCAGCAGACCATCGACGCCCTGATGCGGCTCGACCTGTCGGCGGGCGTCGAAGTCGAGATTAAGATGGTATGAGCAAGAAAACGATCAAACCGGGACTCATCGGCAAAAAAATCGCCATGACCCAGATTTTCGGGGACGGGGGCGATTACGCCGGCGCCACGGTGCTGCAAGTCGGCCCCTGTTTCGTGACTCAGGTCAAGAGCGGCGCGAAGGAAGGCTACAACGCCCTCCAGCTCGGCTTCGGCGAGCTCGAGTTCCGCCGCGTCAACCGCGCGACGCGCGGGCACTTTGAGAAGAAGGGTCTCAAGGCCTTCCGCCACCTGCGCGAGATCCGCGTCAGCGACGCCGGGGCCTTCCAGATCGGCCAGAAGCTCGACGTCTCGGCCTTCCAAGTCGGCGACCGCGTCGACGTGACTGGCGTCTCGAAGGGCAAGGGTTTTCAGGGCGTCATCAAGCGGCACCACAAGGCCGGCGGTCCCGCCAGCCACGGTTCCTGCTTCCATCGCTCGACGGGTTCCATCGGTCAGCGCACCTATCCCGGCAAGGTCTTCAAGCTGATGGGGCTGCCGGGTCACATGGGCGACGAGCGGGTCACGGTCCGCAACCTGAAGATCCTGCGGGTCGACGCCGCGCGCAACCTTTTGGTGTTGAACGGCGCGGTGCCGGGCGGGGAGAACGCGATCCTGCTGGTCCGCAGCGCGGACCCGGGCTTCGAGAAGCGCCTGAAGTCGCAAGAGGCCCCCAAGGCCGCCGAGGCGGCGCCGGCCGAGGCCGCGCCCGCGGAGGAGGCCCCGGCTTCCTAGGGGCGAACCTCGTGTTCGCCCGACGGATGGCGGCGGATTGACAACGCTGTAGGGGCCGTTCGCGAACGGTCCCTACGGAGATTGCAAGATCTCCGGTTTCAAAATTGAGAGAAATCTCGGGTAGATTCGTAAGATTTGCCCCCCATTGACGGAAGATTTTATGAGCACATTAGCCTTATACAGCCAAGCGGGCAAAAAGGTCCGCGACATCGAAGTGGCCGAGGGTCTGCTGGCCGGGCCGATCCGCAAGGGCCTGCTTTACTACATGGTCCGCAATCAGCTCGCCAACCGGCGGGCCGGCACGCACGCGACCAAGACCCGCGGCATGACCACCGGCTCCACCAAGAAGATCTACCGCCAGAAGGGCACCGGCAACGCCCGCCACGGCGACATCAAGGCCCCGATCTTCGTCGGCGGCGGCCGCATCTTCGGGCCGCATCCCAGGGATTACAGCTACACGACGCCTAAGCCGGCCAAGCGCCGCGCCCTGCAGACCGCCTTGGCCCTCAAGAACAAAGACGGAGCCCTGCGGGTGGTCGAAAACCTGACGTGGAAAGAGATCAAGACGAAGCAAGCCGCCGAGTTCTTCAAGGCCCTCGAATGCAAATCCGCCTTGTTGGTCATCGCCGGCGCCGACGACAAGGTCGAGAAATCGGTCCGCAACCTGAAGGGCTTCAAGGTGCTGCGCGCCGAGGGCCTGAACGTCTACGACATCCTGAAGTACGATCAATTGGTTTTAACCGAAGACGCCTTGAAGGCGGTCGTCGAACGCCTCGGCGAGACGATTCAATAGCGAGTTGTTTTTATGGAAATGCACGAAATCATCCGTCGCCCGTTGATCACCGAAAAGGGCACGCAGCTGCGCGAGATCCAAAACCAGTACCTCTTCGAGGTCGACCAGCGGGCGAGCAAGCACCAGATCAAGGGCGCGGTGGAACAATTGTTCAAGGTGCACGTCGAGGACGTGAAGACCCTGGTCGTCCGCGGCAAGATCAAGCGCGTCGGCCGCAGCATCGGCAAGCGTTCCAACTGGAAAAAGGCCTACGTCACCCTGAAAGAAGGCGAAAAAATAGAATTCTTTGAAGGAGTCTAAGTCCGGCCCTGAGCGCGGGACGGAGACCCTAGAACCGAGTTTTTTATGCCAATGAAAGAATACAACCCGATCACCCCCGGCCGCCGGCAGATGAACGTCTCGGATTTCGCCGAGATCACCAAGAAGCGCCCCGAGAAGTCGCTCTTGGCGCACAAGACCCGCTCGGGCGGGCGCAACAACCACGGGCGCATCACCACCCGCCACATCGGCGGCGGGCACAAGAAGCGCTACCGCATCATCGACTTCCGCCGCGACAAGCTGGACATTCCGGCCAAAGTGGCCGCGATCGAATACGATCCCAATCGCAACGCGCGGATCGCGCTGCTCTTCTATGCCGACGGCGAGAAGCGCTACATCATCGCGCCGCAGTCCCTGGGCGTGGGCCGTCAGGTGATCGCCTCGGAGAGCGCCGACATCCTTCCGGGCAACGCTCTGCCGCTGCGCAACATCCCGGTCGGTACCAACATTTACAACATCGAGCTCAAGGTCGGGAAGGGCGGCCAGATCGCCCGCAGCGCCGGCACCTTCGCGCAGCTGATGGCGAAGGAAGGCAAGTACGCCCTGGTCAAGCTGCCCTCCGGCGAGGTCCGCAAGGTCTTCATCGACTGCATGGCGACCATCGGCGAGGTCAGCAACCCCGAGTTCGAGAACACCACCTGGGGCAAGGCCGGCCGCACCCGCTGGCGCGGCATCCGTCCGACGGTCCGCGGCATGGTCATGAACCCGGTCGACCACCCGCACGGCGGCGGCGAGGGTTGCAGCAAGGGCGGCAACCATCCCAGCAGCCCCTGGGGCACCCCGGCCAAGGGTTATAAGACGCGTCAGAACAAGCGGACGCAAAACATGATCGTGAAGGATCGCAGAAGCAAACTGTAATGTAGGGGCCGTTCGCGAACGGCCCCTGCGGAGACCGTAACAACCGCACGTTAGGATTCATTATGCCTCGTTCCTTAAAAAAAGGCCCCTGGGTCGACCCCTCCCTGCAAAAGAAGGTGGACGCCCAGCAGGACCAAAGCAGCAAGAAAGTGATCAAGACCTGGTCGCGCCGCTCGATGATCACGCCCGACTTCGTGGGCCTGACCTTCGCGGTGCACAACGGCCGCAAGTTCATCCCCGTCTTCGTCACCGAGAACATGGTCGGCCATAAGCTGGGCGAGTTCGCCGCGACCCGCACCTTCCACATGCACTCGGGCGACCGGAAGACCAAGGAGGCCAAGTAGCCATGTCCGCCAAAGCCTGCATCAGCTATCTTAGGGTGACCCCGCGCAAGGCGCGGCTGGTGGCCGACTTGATCCGCGGCAAGAAGGTCCAAGCGGCCCTCGACCTGCTGTCCTTCACCAACCGCTACGTCGCCAAGGATTTCAAAAAACTGCTCCGCTCCGCCCTGGCCAACGCCGAGCAGAAGGGCGGCATGGATCCGGACAACCTCATCGTCAAGACGGTGATGGTCGATCAGGGTCCCACGATCAAGCGCTGGCAGGCCCGCGCGCGCGGCTCCGCCTACAAGATCGAAAAGAAGACCAGTCACATCACTTTAATCCTGGAAGAGAAATAGGCAGGAATAGGAAGCACTATGGGTCAGAAGGTTCATCCAATCGGATTTCGCGTCGGGATCACCAAGCCGTGGCTGTCCAAGTGGTACGCCAAGCGCAACTACGCCGAGTTCCTGCACGAGGACATCAAGTTCCGCCGCGAGGTGAAGAAGAAGCTTTATTCGACCGGCGTCTCCAAGATCGAGATCGAGCGCGCCGCCCGCAAGGTGAAGGTCATCATTCATACCGCGCGCCCCGGCCTGGTCATCGGCAAAAAGGGCGCCGGCATCGACCAGCTCCGCGCCGAGCTGGCCAAGAAGAGCAACTGCGAGGTCTTCCTCGACATCCAAGAGGTCCGCAAGGCCGAGATCGACGCCCAGCTGGTCGCCGAAAACATCGCCATGCAGCTCGAGCGCCGCGTCGCCTTCCGCCGCGCGATGAAGAAGGCGGTGCAGTCCGCGCAGAAGTTCGGCGCCAAGGGCATCAAGGTCATGGTCGCCGGCCGCCTGGGCGGCGCCGAGATCGCCCGCACCGAGTGGTACCGCGAGGGCCGCGTTCCCCTGCAGACGCTGCGCGCCGACATCGATTACGCGACCGCCGAGGCCAACACGACTTACGGCCTGATCGGCGTCAAAGTGTGGATCTTCAAGGGCGAGATCCTGGGACCGGTCGAGACCAAGGCCGTTCCGTTCCAGGCCTCCACCACGCCGGCTCCGGCCGCGGCGGAAGAATAGAGCTTATAAAGGGATTTGAATCATGCTGATTCCCAAAAAGGTTAAGTACCGAAAACAACAAAAGGGCCGGATGCGCGGCAAGGCCTATCGCGGCTGCAACCTCAATTTCGGCGACTTCGCGATCCAGGCCGTCGACTGCGGGCGACTGACCTCGCGCCAGATCGAGGCCGGCCGCATCGCGATCAACCGCTGCATCAAGCGCGGCGGCAAGCTGTGGATCCGGGTCTTCCCGGACAAGCCGATCACCAAGAAGCCCCTCGAAACCCGCATGGGAAAAGGCAAGGGCAACCCCGAGGAATGGGTGGCGGTGATCAAGCCGGGACGCATCATCTACGAGATGGAAGGCGTCGAGAAGGGCATCGCGATCGAGGCCCTGACCCTGGCCAAGCACAAGCTGCCCGTCCGCACCAAAATCGTGACCCGGGAGGGATACCGTGACGCCAAGTGAGATCCGCGAGAAGAATTTGAAGGAACTGGCGGTCCTCGAAAAGGACCTGCGGGAAGAGCTCTTCAAGCTCAAGATGCAGAACGCCACCGGTCAGCTCGAGAAAAACCACCGGGTGACCGAGGTGAAGCGCGACATCGCGCGGGTGCTGACCGTGGCCCGCCAAAAGCGCGCCGCCGAGAAGGGAGCGAAGGCCTAATTTATGTCCGAACAGACCCACAAAAGAAAAACCAAAGTCGGCACCGTCGTCAGCAACAAGATGCAGAAGACCGTCACCGTTTCGGTCGACCGCCTCGTGATGCACCCGACGGTGAAGAAGTATTACAAGCGCCGTTCCACCTTCAAGGCCCACGACGAGAAGGGGCTGTGCAAGGTGGGCGATCAGGTCCAAATCATCGAGACCCGGCCGCTCTCCAAGACCAAGCGTTGGGCGGTGCAAGCGATCCTCAAAAAGGCGGAAGGCCTGGAGTAAGCCATGATTCAGCAGCAAAGCATTCTCGATTCAGCCGACAATTCCGGCGCCAAGAAACTGATGTGCATCAAGGTGCTCGGCGGCACGCGCCGCAAGTACGCCACCATCGGAGACGTCATCGTCGTCTCGGTGAAAGAGGCGCTGCCCGACTCGAAGGTGAAGAAGGGCGACGTCAAGAAGGGCGTGATCGTCCGCACCCGCAAGGAGATCAGCCGCGTCGACGGGTCCTACATCCGCTTCGACCAAAACTCGATCGTCCTCATCAACGACGCCGGCGAGCCGATCGGCACCCGCATCTTCGGGCCCGTCGCCCGCGAGCTGCGCGCCAAGAAGTTCATGAAGATCATCTCGCTGGCCCCGGAGGTCCTCTAAGATGCCGAAGCAAGGTCACATTCGAAAAAACGACCAGGTCATGGTCATCACCGGGCGCGACAAGGGCAAGATCGGCCGCGTGCTCCGCGTCCTTCCCAAAGAGGGAAGGGTGGTCGTCGAGAAGGTCAATGTGGTGAAGCGCCACACCAAGCCTTCGGCCAAAAACCGCCAGGGGGGCATCCTCGAGAAAGAGCTCAGCATCCACGTCTCCAACGTGATGTTGCTCGACCCGAAGAAGGCCGAGCCGACCCGCGTCGGTTTCAAGGTGGCGGACGGCAAAAAGGTCCGCGTCAGCAAGAAGAGCAAGGAAGTCATCGAAGCGAAAAAGTAGGGCTGCAAGGTCCCCGAGGGGACATGCAGGCCGAAGCATAAAAAGCAGGTAATCCCGTGGCTACGTCGAAATACGAAGAAAAATACAAAAAAGAGGTCGTTCCGGCCCTGATGAAGGAGTTCAACTACCAGAACGTCATGCAGGTTCCGCGCCTCGAGAAGATCGTCGTCAACATGTCGCTCGCCGAGGCGCTGCAGAACAGCAAGGTGCTCGACGTGGCGGCCGAAGAGATCAAGTCGATCACCGGTCAAAAGCCGGTGATCACCAAGGCCAAGAAGTCCATCGCGTCGTTCAAGCTGCGCGAAGGGCAGAAGCTGGGCGTGATGGTCACCCTGCGCAAGGACCGCATGTACGAGTTCCTCAACCGGCTTTGCAACATCGCCCTGCCGCGCGTCCGCGACTTCAAGGGCATCAGCGGCCGGGCCTTCGACGGGCGGGGCAACTACACCCTGGGCATCACCGAGCAGATCATTTTTCCGGAGATCAACTACGATCGGATCGACAAGATCCGCGGGATGAACATCACCATCGTGACCACGGCGGTCAACGACGAGGAAGGCAAGGCGCTCCTGAAACACCTGGGGATGCCGTTCAGAAATTAATGGTAGGGGCGAACCTTGTGTTCGCCCCCTAGCACGGAGGGCGAACACAAGGTTCGCCCCTACAGGAAGAGACAATGGCTAAAACATCGTTAATGGTCAAAGCGGCTCGCAAGCCGAAATTCAAGGTGAGGGCTTACAACCGGTGCCCGTTGTGCGGGCGTCCCCGGGCGTTTCTTCGCAAGTTCAAGATGTGCCGCCTTTGCTTTCGCAAACTGGCCCGACAGGGCGAAATTCCCGGCGTGACCAAGGCCAGCTGGTAAGAAATTTGGAGACAGGCAGATGACAGATCCCATTGCAGACATGCTAACCCGAATCCGCAACGCGGCCCGCGCCCGTCACGAGGTGGTGGAAATTCCCGCCTCCAAGATGAAGGTCGCCGTGGCGCAACTGCTCAAGGACGAGGGCTTCATCAAGGACTTCCATGTGGTCGAGCACAAGAACCAGGGGAAGATCCTCGTGAACCTCAAATACCGCGGCAAGAACCAGTCCTGCATCATGGGACTGCGCCGCATGAGCAAGCCCGGTCGTCGCGTCTACGTCGGATACGAAAAGATTCAACCCGTGCTCAACGGTTTGGGCGTCGCCATCCTTTCCACCCCCAAGGGCATCTTGACCGACAAGAAGGCCCGTGAGTTGAAAGTCGGCGGAGAACTCCTCTTAAGCGTTTGGTAAAAAACTATGTCGAGAACTGGACGAAAAATCATTCCGATCCCGGACAAGGTGAAGGTGAAGCTGGCGGGCGAGGCCATCGAAGTGGAAGGCCCGCTCGGCAAGCTGAGCCGCAAGATCCATCCGATCATCAAGGTGGTCCAAAAGGACAAGAGCCTCGAGGTGCAGCGCGGCGACGACCAGCCGCAGACGCGTTCGCTCCACGGACTCACCCGCGCGCTGGTGGCCAACATGGTCCACGGCGTCACCGAGGGTTTCACCCGCGAGCTCGATATCCAAGGCGTCGGTTACCGCGCCGAGGTGAAGGGCAACGATCTCAATCTGACCCTGGGCTTCTCGCATCCGGTCGTTTTCCCGATCCCTACCGGGATCAAGATCACTGTCGACAAACAGACCCACTTGGTCGTGAAGGGGCAGGATCGCGAATTGGTCGGGCAGGTCGCCGCCAACATCCG encodes:
- the rplD gene encoding 50S ribosomal protein L4, which encodes MSTLALYSQAGKKVRDIEVAEGLLAGPIRKGLLYYMVRNQLANRRAGTHATKTRGMTTGSTKKIYRQKGTGNARHGDIKAPIFVGGGRIFGPHPRDYSYTTPKPAKRRALQTALALKNKDGALRVVENLTWKEIKTKQAAEFFKALECKSALLVIAGADDKVEKSVRNLKGFKVLRAEGLNVYDILKYDQLVLTEDALKAVVERLGETIQ
- the rpsC gene encoding 30S ribosomal protein S3, translated to MGQKVHPIGFRVGITKPWLSKWYAKRNYAEFLHEDIKFRREVKKKLYSTGVSKIEIERAARKVKVIIHTARPGLVIGKKGAGIDQLRAELAKKSNCEVFLDIQEVRKAEIDAQLVAENIAMQLERRVAFRRAMKKAVQSAQKFGAKGIKVMVAGRLGGAEIARTEWYREGRVPLQTLRADIDYATAEANTTYGLIGVKVWIFKGEILGPVETKAVPFQASTTPAPAAAEE
- a CDS encoding type Z 30S ribosomal protein S14; the protein is MAKTSLMVKAARKPKFKVRAYNRCPLCGRPRAFLRKFKMCRLCFRKLARQGEIPGVTKASW
- the rpsQ gene encoding 30S ribosomal protein S17, coding for MSEQTHKRKTKVGTVVSNKMQKTVTVSVDRLVMHPTVKKYYKRRSTFKAHDEKGLCKVGDQVQIIETRPLSKTKRWAVQAILKKAEGLE
- a CDS encoding 50S ribosomal protein L3; translation: MKPGLIGKKIAMTQIFGDGGDYAGATVLQVGPCFVTQVKSGAKEGYNALQLGFGELEFRRVNRATRGHFEKKGLKAFRHLREIRVSDAGAFQIGQKLDVSAFQVGDRVDVTGVSKGKGFQGVIKRHHKAGGPASHGSCFHRSTGSIGQRTYPGKVFKLMGLPGHMGDERVTVRNLKILRVDAARNLLVLNGAVPGGENAILLVRSADPGFEKRLKSQEAPKAAEAAPAEAAPAEEAPAS
- the rplN gene encoding 50S ribosomal protein L14 — encoded protein: MIQQQSILDSADNSGAKKLMCIKVLGGTRRKYATIGDVIVVSVKEALPDSKVKKGDVKKGVIVRTRKEISRVDGSYIRFDQNSIVLINDAGEPIGTRIFGPVARELRAKKFMKIISLAPEVL
- the rpsJ gene encoding 30S ribosomal protein S10, giving the protein METPGQKIRIRLKAFDHKLLDQSASEIVETAKRTGARIAGPVPLPTKIERYTVLRSPHVDKKSREQFEIRTHKRLLDILEPTQQTIDALMRLDLSAGVEVEIKMV
- a CDS encoding 50S ribosomal protein L24, whose product is MPKQGHIRKNDQVMVITGRDKGKIGRVLRVLPKEGRVVVEKVNVVKRHTKPSAKNRQGGILEKELSIHVSNVMLLDPKKAEPTRVGFKVADGKKVRVSKKSKEVIEAKK
- the rpsH gene encoding 30S ribosomal protein S8, which gives rise to MTDPIADMLTRIRNAARARHEVVEIPASKMKVAVAQLLKDEGFIKDFHVVEHKNQGKILVNLKYRGKNQSCIMGLRRMSKPGRRVYVGYEKIQPVLNGLGVAILSTPKGILTDKKARELKVGGELLLSVW
- the rplB gene encoding 50S ribosomal protein L2 codes for the protein MPMKEYNPITPGRRQMNVSDFAEITKKRPEKSLLAHKTRSGGRNNHGRITTRHIGGGHKKRYRIIDFRRDKLDIPAKVAAIEYDPNRNARIALLFYADGEKRYIIAPQSLGVGRQVIASESADILPGNALPLRNIPVGTNIYNIELKVGKGGQIARSAGTFAQLMAKEGKYALVKLPSGEVRKVFIDCMATIGEVSNPEFENTTWGKAGRTRWRGIRPTVRGMVMNPVDHPHGGGEGCSKGGNHPSSPWGTPAKGYKTRQNKRTQNMIVKDRRSKL
- a CDS encoding 50S ribosomal protein L6, with protein sequence MSRTGRKIIPIPDKVKVKLAGEAIEVEGPLGKLSRKIHPIIKVVQKDKSLEVQRGDDQPQTRSLHGLTRALVANMVHGVTEGFTRELDIQGVGYRAEVKGNDLNLTLGFSHPVVFPIPTGIKITVDKQTHLVVKGQDRELVGQVAANIRELRPPEPYKGKGIRYSDEVVRRKAGKTAAGGK
- a CDS encoding 50S ribosomal protein L23; protein product: MEMHEIIRRPLITEKGTQLREIQNQYLFEVDQRASKHQIKGAVEQLFKVHVEDVKTLVVRGKIKRVGRSIGKRSNWKKAYVTLKEGEKIEFFEGV
- a CDS encoding 50S ribosomal protein L29, translated to MTPSEIREKNLKELAVLEKDLREELFKLKMQNATGQLEKNHRVTEVKRDIARVLTVARQKRAAEKGAKA
- the rplE gene encoding 50S ribosomal protein L5, translated to MKEFNYQNVMQVPRLEKIVVNMSLAEALQNSKVLDVAAEEIKSITGQKPVITKAKKSIASFKLREGQKLGVMVTLRKDRMYEFLNRLCNIALPRVRDFKGISGRAFDGRGNYTLGITEQIIFPEINYDRIDKIRGMNITIVTTAVNDEEGKALLKHLGMPFRN
- the rplP gene encoding 50S ribosomal protein L16 encodes the protein MLIPKKVKYRKQQKGRMRGKAYRGCNLNFGDFAIQAVDCGRLTSRQIEAGRIAINRCIKRGGKLWIRVFPDKPITKKPLETRMGKGKGNPEEWVAVIKPGRIIYEMEGVEKGIAIEALTLAKHKLPVRTKIVTREGYRDAK
- the rpsS gene encoding 30S ribosomal protein S19, encoding MPRSLKKGPWVDPSLQKKVDAQQDQSSKKVIKTWSRRSMITPDFVGLTFAVHNGRKFIPVFVTENMVGHKLGEFAATRTFHMHSGDRKTKEAK
- a CDS encoding elongation factor Tu, producing AITVELITPVALEKEMRFAIREGGRTVGAGVVTEIIE
- a CDS encoding 50S ribosomal protein L22; the encoded protein is MSAKACISYLRVTPRKARLVADLIRGKKVQAALDLLSFTNRYVAKDFKKLLRSALANAEQKGGMDPDNLIVKTVMVDQGPTIKRWQARARGSAYKIEKKTSHITLILEEK